In Thalassospira sp. TSL5-1, the following are encoded in one genomic region:
- a CDS encoding carbohydrate ABC transporter permease — protein sequence MNKITNNKAWFLVLPVFFIVAISAIIPLMTVVNYSVQDILDPQTRYFVGTEWFKRILTDYRLHEALLRQIGYSLSVLLIEIPLGIGIALTLPRKGWGVSACMVLLALPLLIPWNVVGTIWQIFGRADIGLGGYVLNKIGIDYNYTQSSVAAWLTVLVMDVWHWTSLIVLLCYAGLRSIPDAYYQAAKIDGASRWAVFRFIQLPKMQSVLVIGVLLRFMDSFMIYTEPFVLTGGGPGNATTFLSQYLTRMAVGQFDIGPAAAFSLIYFLIILLVCWVFYTVVMNAGQRGEQ from the coding sequence TCGTCGCCATCAGTGCCATCATTCCGCTGATGACAGTGGTGAACTATTCCGTGCAGGATATTTTGGACCCGCAAACACGCTATTTTGTCGGCACCGAATGGTTCAAACGGATTTTGACCGATTACCGCCTGCACGAAGCCCTGCTGCGCCAGATTGGCTATTCGTTAAGTGTGCTGTTAATTGAAATTCCGTTGGGTATTGGTATTGCACTGACATTGCCGCGCAAGGGCTGGGGTGTTTCGGCCTGCATGGTGCTGCTGGCCTTGCCCCTGCTTATTCCCTGGAACGTGGTGGGCACCATCTGGCAGATTTTCGGCCGGGCCGATATTGGCCTTGGCGGCTATGTTCTCAACAAAATCGGAATTGACTATAACTATACCCAAAGCTCGGTCGCGGCATGGCTGACGGTCCTGGTGATGGATGTGTGGCACTGGACCAGCCTGATTGTGCTGCTGTGCTATGCCGGTTTGCGCTCCATTCCCGATGCCTACTATCAGGCGGCAAAAATTGACGGTGCGTCACGCTGGGCGGTTTTCCGCTTCATTCAGTTGCCCAAAATGCAATCGGTTCTGGTGATTGGTGTGCTGCTGCGCTTCATGGACAGCTTTATGATTTACACTGAACCCTTTGTTTTAACTGGTGGCGGCCCGGGTAACGCAACCACGTTCCTTAGCCAGTATCTGACACGCATGGCGGTCGGCCAGTTTGACATCGGACCGGCAGCGGCATTCTCGCTGATCTACTTCCTGATCATTCTGCTGGTTTGCTGGGTTTTCTATACCGTCGTCATGAACGCCGGACAGCGGGGAGAACAATAA
- a CDS encoding carbohydrate ABC transporter permease, giving the protein MKFQKRHIALLVYILFLLLPIYWLFNMSIKTNTEILGSMTLFPDNPTLANYATILTDPAWYSGYINSMIYVSINVVISLTVALPAAYAFSRFNFTGDKHLFFWLLTNRMAPPAVFLLPFFQLYSSVGLFDTHIAVALAHCLFNVPLAVWILEGFMSGIPKEIDETAYIDGYSFPRFFATIFIPLIRSGIGVTAFFCFMFSWVELLLARTLTSVDAKPIVATMTRTVSASGLDWGVLAAAGVLTIVPGALVIWFVRNYIAKGFAMGRV; this is encoded by the coding sequence ATGAAGTTCCAGAAACGTCACATCGCCCTTTTGGTCTATATCCTGTTCCTGTTACTGCCGATTTACTGGCTGTTCAACATGTCGATCAAGACCAATACCGAAATTCTGGGATCAATGACCCTGTTCCCCGATAATCCGACGCTGGCGAACTATGCCACGATCCTGACCGACCCGGCGTGGTATTCGGGCTATATCAACTCGATGATCTATGTGTCGATCAATGTGGTGATTTCGCTTACCGTCGCCCTGCCCGCCGCTTACGCCTTTTCGCGGTTTAACTTTACCGGCGACAAGCACCTGTTTTTCTGGCTTCTGACCAACCGTATGGCTCCGCCAGCCGTGTTCCTGCTGCCGTTTTTCCAGCTTTATTCGTCGGTCGGGCTGTTTGATACGCATATCGCCGTGGCCCTGGCGCACTGCCTGTTTAACGTGCCGCTGGCGGTGTGGATTTTGGAAGGGTTCATGTCGGGCATTCCCAAGGAAATCGACGAAACCGCCTATATCGACGGTTATTCCTTCCCCCGTTTCTTTGCCACCATCTTCATTCCGCTGATCCGTTCGGGCATCGGGGTGACGGCATTCTTCTGCTTTATGTTTAGCTGGGTGGAATTGCTGCTGGCCCGCACCCTGACCTCGGTTGATGCAAAACCGATTGTGGCGACCATGACCCGAACGGTTTCGGCATCGGGCCTGGATTGGGGTGTGTTGGCCGCGGCCGGGGTTTTGACCATCGTACCGGGTGCGCTCGTTATCTGGTTTGTCCGCAATTACATCGCCAAAGGCTTTGCGATGGGCCGGGTCTAA
- a CDS encoding DUF2160 domain-containing protein — protein MSWMAWTPVTAIFFGCVALMLLIMGLWQAASPTIPRRGFLPLVTTRGDRLFISLLGAAYIHLAWLAFTDASIYIASAIAVVWLLIVMRWG, from the coding sequence ATGTCATGGATGGCCTGGACACCGGTTACGGCAATCTTTTTTGGCTGCGTCGCGCTGATGCTGCTCATCATGGGGCTGTGGCAGGCGGCATCGCCCACCATTCCCCGGCGGGGCTTCCTGCCGCTGGTGACAACACGCGGGGATCGCCTTTTCATCAGCCTTTTGGGGGCGGCCTATATTCACCTCGCCTGGTTGGCATTCACGGATGCCAGCATTTATATCGCATCGGCCATTGCGGTTGTGTGGCTGCTTATTGTGATGCGCTGGGGTTAA